In one Inquilinus sp. Marseille-Q2685 genomic region, the following are encoded:
- the deoA gene encoding thymidine phosphorylase, whose amino-acid sequence MALLPQEIIRRKRDGAVLGDAEIEAMVRGAVDASVTDAQIAAFAMAVFFRGMTMPERVAFTRAMARSGRVLDWSAANLPGPVLDKHSTGGIGDKTSLILAPIVAACGGFVPMISGRGLGHTGGTLDKMDSIPGYVSQPETEVLDRVVRSAGCAVVGATRDIAPADRRIYAIRDTTGTVESIDLITASILSKKMAAGLGGLVMDVKFGTGAFMSDIGDARALARSIVDVANGGGLPTVALLTDMNQPLGRAAGNAVEVREAIDLLTGGPKDARLWEVTARLTAELLVIGGLAADAEAARAKVEHALASGAAAERFGRMVRDLGGPTDILEKADDHLPAAPVVRPIAAEHDGVVAAVDARAIGVAIVALGGGRTRPEDGVDHAVGLTEIAAIGEAVGPNGRPLALLHARDEASAAAAEAAIRAAVTVADTAPAQPALVAERIA is encoded by the coding sequence ATGGCGCTGCTGCCGCAGGAGATCATCCGCCGCAAGCGCGACGGGGCCGTGCTCGGCGACGCCGAGATCGAGGCGATGGTGCGCGGCGCCGTGGACGCCAGCGTCACCGACGCCCAGATCGCCGCCTTCGCTATGGCGGTCTTCTTCCGCGGCATGACGATGCCGGAACGGGTGGCCTTCACCCGCGCCATGGCCCGGTCCGGCCGGGTGCTGGACTGGTCGGCCGCCAATCTTCCGGGCCCGGTACTGGACAAGCATTCGACCGGCGGCATCGGCGACAAGACCAGCCTGATCCTGGCCCCGATCGTCGCCGCCTGCGGCGGCTTCGTGCCGATGATCTCCGGCCGCGGCCTGGGCCACACCGGCGGCACGCTGGACAAGATGGATTCGATCCCGGGCTATGTCAGCCAGCCGGAGACCGAGGTGCTGGACCGGGTGGTGCGCTCGGCCGGCTGCGCCGTGGTCGGCGCCACCCGCGACATCGCCCCGGCGGACCGCCGAATCTACGCCATCCGCGACACCACCGGCACGGTGGAGTCGATCGACCTGATCACCGCCTCGATCCTGTCGAAGAAGATGGCCGCCGGGCTGGGCGGGCTGGTGATGGACGTCAAGTTCGGCACCGGCGCCTTCATGAGCGACATCGGCGATGCCCGCGCCCTGGCCCGGTCGATCGTCGACGTCGCCAATGGCGGCGGCCTGCCGACCGTCGCCCTGCTGACCGACATGAACCAGCCGCTGGGCCGCGCCGCCGGCAATGCCGTCGAGGTGCGCGAGGCGATCGACCTGCTGACCGGCGGCCCGAAGGACGCCCGGCTGTGGGAGGTGACGGCGCGGCTGACCGCGGAGCTGCTGGTGATCGGCGGCCTGGCCGCCGATGCCGAAGCGGCCCGGGCCAAGGTCGAGCATGCGCTCGCCAGCGGCGCCGCGGCGGAGCGCTTCGGCCGCATGGTCCGGGATCTGGGCGGCCCGACCGACATCCTGGAAAAGGCCGACGACCACCTGCCGGCGGCGCCGGTGGTTCGCCCGATCGCGGCGGAGCACGACGGCGTCGTCGCCGCGGTCGACGCCCGCGCGATCGGCGTCGCCATCGTCGCGCTGGGCGGCGGACGCACCCGGCCGGAGGACGGCGTCGACCACGCCGTCGGCCTGACCGAGATCGCCGCGATCGGCGAGGCCGTCGGGCCGAATGGCCGGCCTCTCGCGCTGCTGCACGCCCGCGACGAGGCCTCGGCCGCCGCGGCCGAGGCGGCGATCCGCGCCGCCGTGACCGTGGCCGATACCGCCCCGGCCCAGCCGGCGCTGGTGGCCGAGCGGATCGCCTGA
- a CDS encoding adenosine deaminase, which produces MLPKAELHLHLEGAAGPDLVRRLADRHGMALPAELFNAKGEFAWTTFLHFLKVYDLASTVIRTEQDYRDVTYEYLKACAAEGAIYVELMSSPDHAAAAGLSYQGHLDGIVQGIEDARAETGIESRIIVTCVRHLGAERGVEVAKLAAKHPHPLVTGFGMGGDEAGFPPRLFAQAFRIAHDEAGLACNVHAGEAAGPESVWAALRLPVTRIGHGVRSIEDPTLVRELADRGTVLEVCPTSNIATKVYPDYRAHPLRRLMEAGVKVTLNSDDPPYFATTIGHEYAVAERHFGLDEAALRQVTRTALQAAFVDEPTRARLLARLES; this is translated from the coding sequence ATGCTGCCGAAGGCGGAGCTTCACCTGCATCTGGAGGGCGCGGCCGGCCCGGACCTGGTCCGCCGCCTGGCCGACCGGCACGGCATGGCCTTGCCGGCGGAGCTGTTCAACGCCAAGGGCGAGTTCGCCTGGACCACCTTCCTGCACTTCCTCAAGGTCTACGACCTCGCCAGCACGGTGATCAGAACCGAGCAGGATTATCGCGACGTTACCTACGAATACCTCAAGGCTTGCGCGGCCGAGGGTGCGATTTATGTCGAGCTGATGTCCTCGCCCGACCATGCCGCCGCGGCCGGCCTGTCCTATCAGGGCCATCTCGACGGCATCGTCCAGGGCATCGAGGATGCGCGGGCCGAGACCGGCATCGAATCCCGCATCATCGTCACCTGCGTCCGCCACCTGGGGGCGGAGCGCGGGGTCGAGGTCGCGAAGCTGGCGGCGAAGCACCCGCATCCGCTGGTCACCGGCTTCGGCATGGGCGGCGACGAGGCCGGCTTCCCGCCGCGGCTGTTCGCCCAGGCCTTCCGCATCGCCCATGACGAGGCCGGCCTGGCCTGCAACGTCCATGCCGGCGAGGCGGCGGGGCCGGAGAGCGTGTGGGCCGCGCTGCGCCTGCCGGTGACCCGCATCGGCCACGGCGTGCGCTCGATCGAGGACCCCACCCTGGTGCGCGAGCTGGCCGACCGCGGCACGGTGCTGGAGGTGTGCCCGACCAGCAACATCGCCACCAAGGTCTATCCGGACTATCGCGCCCATCCGCTGCGCAGGCTGATGGAAGCCGGGGTGAAGGTGACGCTGAACAGTGACGACCCGCCCTATTTCGCCACCACCATCGGCCATGAATACGCTGTGGCGGAGCGGCATTTCGGTCTCGACGAGGCCGCCCTGCGGCAGGTCACCCGCACCGCGCTGCAGGCCGCCTTCGTCGACGAACCCACCCGGGCCAGGCTTCTCGCCAGGCTCGAGTCCTGA
- a CDS encoding cytidine deaminase → MTDPGFEALFRAANAARAHAHVPYSHFPVGAAIRTPDGRIHAGCNVENAAYPQSQCAEATAIGVMVAAGDTAIEEIVVIGGEAGDTLLCTPCGGCRQRIREFARGHTKIHVCGPEGLRMTTTLDALLPHSFGPENLQD, encoded by the coding sequence ATGACCGATCCCGGCTTCGAGGCGCTGTTCCGGGCCGCGAACGCGGCCCGTGCGCATGCCCATGTGCCCTATTCGCATTTCCCGGTCGGCGCCGCGATCCGCACGCCGGACGGCCGCATCCATGCCGGCTGCAACGTCGAGAACGCCGCCTATCCGCAGAGCCAATGCGCCGAGGCGACGGCGATCGGCGTCATGGTCGCGGCCGGCGACACGGCGATTGAGGAGATCGTGGTGATCGGCGGCGAGGCCGGCGACACCCTCTTGTGCACGCCCTGCGGCGGCTGCCGGCAGCGCATCCGGGAGTTCGCCCGGGGGCACACGAAGATCCATGTCTGCGGGCCGGAGGGGCTGCGCATGACCACGACGCTCGACGCCCTGCTGCCGCATTCCTTCGGGCCGGAGAACCTGCAGGACTGA
- a CDS encoding DMT family transporter, with translation MGAQAVAAPPQAKQSAAQGIALYAGGVFVLCVMDAMIKWLSAGYPIAQIVFFRATIGLIPTLVMLYRPPGLQALRTRRVGAHLLRGLVGVVGTFGFFWAFAVMPLADAYAIGFAAPMFITAMSVPILGEKVGMRRWLAVLVGFAGVLIMIRPGGEGSSFGGGAAVALLATAAYALSMVLMRLYSRTETNASMIFYATIVIVVVAGVQMPFVWVTPTWEDAGLLAVLGLLGGIGAIMMAQAYRVATPSIVVPFEYTGMIWGVGLGFMLWGDVPDLWIWVGSAVVIASGLYILHRETRAKSPPAGAIDPAGESGVPAS, from the coding sequence ATGGGCGCGCAGGCAGTCGCCGCGCCGCCGCAGGCGAAACAGTCGGCGGCACAGGGCATCGCCCTCTATGCCGGCGGCGTCTTCGTCCTGTGCGTCATGGACGCCATGATCAAATGGCTGTCGGCCGGCTATCCGATCGCCCAGATCGTGTTCTTCCGCGCCACCATCGGGCTGATCCCGACGCTGGTGATGCTGTACCGGCCGCCGGGGCTGCAGGCGCTGCGGACCCGGCGGGTCGGGGCGCATCTGCTGCGCGGTCTGGTCGGCGTCGTCGGCACCTTCGGCTTCTTCTGGGCCTTCGCGGTGATGCCGCTGGCCGACGCCTACGCCATCGGCTTCGCCGCGCCGATGTTCATCACCGCGATGTCGGTGCCGATCCTGGGCGAGAAGGTGGGGATGCGGCGCTGGCTGGCCGTGCTGGTCGGCTTCGCCGGGGTGCTGATCATGATCCGGCCGGGCGGCGAGGGCAGCAGCTTCGGCGGCGGCGCCGCCGTCGCCCTCCTGGCCACCGCCGCCTACGCCCTGTCGATGGTGCTGATGCGCCTGTACAGCCGCACCGAGACCAACGCCTCGATGATCTTCTATGCCACCATCGTCATCGTCGTCGTGGCCGGGGTGCAGATGCCGTTCGTCTGGGTGACGCCCACCTGGGAGGACGCCGGCCTGCTCGCCGTGCTCGGCCTGCTCGGCGGCATCGGCGCGATCATGATGGCCCAGGCCTATCGCGTGGCCACGCCGTCGATCGTGGTGCCGTTCGAATATACCGGCATGATCTGGGGTGTGGGCCTGGGCTTCATGCTGTGGGGCGACGTGCCCGATCTGTGGATCTGGGTCGGCTCGGCGGTCGTCATCGCCAGCGGCCTCTACATCCTGCACCGCGAGACACGCGCCAAGTCGCCGCCCGCGGGGGCGATCGACCCGGCCGGCGAAAGCGGGGTTCCGGCATCATGA